A genome region from Glycine max cultivar Williams 82 chromosome 5, Glycine_max_v4.0, whole genome shotgun sequence includes the following:
- the LOC102662261 gene encoding uncharacterized protein, with amino-acid sequence MDPIKYIFEKAALTRRIARWQVLLSEFDIVYTTQKAIKGSTLVDYIAQQPISDYQPMHPEFPDEDIMALFEEEVEEEDRDKWVVWFDRASNALGHGIGVVLVSLDKQYIPFMARLCFDCTNNIAEYEACTLGIRAVIDFRVKLLKVYEDSALVIH; translated from the coding sequence atggatcccatcAAGTACATCTTCGAAAAGGCCGCTCTCACTAGGAGGATAGCTCGGTGGCAGGTTCTGTTGTCAGAATTCGACATTGTCTACACCactcaaaaggcgataaaggggagCACCTTGGTAGATTATATAGCTCAACAACCCATAAGCGATTATCAGCCTATGCATCCAGAATTTCCTGATGAGGATATTATGGCCTTGTTTGAAGAAGAGGTTGAAGAAGAGGACAGGGATAAATGGGTTGTGTGGTTTGACAGGGCGTCTAATGCACTAGGCCATGGGATTGGGGTAGTATTGGTTTCCCTGGACAAGCAATATATACCTTTCATGGCTAGGTTGTGTTTTGACTGCACAAACAATATAGCAGAGTATGAGGCATGCACCCTTGGGATCCGAGCAGTGATCGACTTTAGGGTCAAGTTACTCAAGGTATACGAGGACTCAGCATTGGTAATTCATTAG